In Microbacterium enclense, one genomic interval encodes:
- the dnaE gene encoding DNA polymerase III subunit alpha — MAADSFVHLHVHSEYSMLDGAARIGPMVQEAVKQGMPAIAVTDHGNTFAAFEFYKTAKDAGIKPIIGIEAYVTPGTHRSDKTRVRWGSPEQQSDDVSGSGAYTHMTLLSETTTGMHNLFRLSSRASMEGYYFKPRMDRELLQTYSKGLIATTGCPSGEVQTRLRLGQYEAARAAAAEFQDIFGKENYFAEIMDHGLSIERRVMSDLLKISKDLNIPLVGTNDLHYTHQHDATSHAALLCVQSGSTLDDPKRFKFDGDGYYVKSPAEMRQVFRDNLEACDNTLLIAERCDVEFDTSANYMPRFPVPEGETEGSWMIKEVENGLHDRYPGGIPDAVRKQAEYETDVILQMGFPGYFLVVADFINWAKNNGIRVGPGRGSGAGSMVAYAMKITDLDPLQHGLIFERFLNPDRVSMPDFDVDFDDRRRGEVIQYVTEKYGDERVAQIVTYGTIKAKQALKDAGRVLGFPFSMGDKLTKAMPPAVMGKDMPLDGMFNPEHPRYKEASEFRTLIETDPEAKTVFDTALGLENLKRQWGVHAAGVIMSSEPLIDIIPIMRREQDGQIVTQFDYPACESLGLIKMDFLGLRNLTIINDALDNIEANRGHPLVLEDLELDDAASYELLARGDTLGVFQLDGGPMRSLLRLMRPDNFEDISAVLALYRPGPMGVNSHINYALRKNKQQEIEPIHPELEEPLADILDTTYGLIVYQEQVMAVAQRVAGYTLGQADLLRRAMGKKKKSELDKQKEIFFGGMTERGYGDVAQQTLWKVLESFADYAFNKAHTAAYGLVSYWTAYLKAHYPAEYMAALLTSVGDSKDKMAVYLNECRRMGIRVLPPDVNESIRFFAAVGEDIRFGLGAVRNVGANVVDGIVAARQDTKYASFHDFLAKVPMHVANKRTVESLIKAGAFDSLGSTRRALLEIHEDACEGAVIDKRREANGEVGFDFDSLWDEPQQVTKVPERPEWTKKDKLAFEREMLGLYVSDHPLAGLEVPLAKHASTSIHDLLSSEDVQDGDLVTVAGLLTSVQHRVAKQSGNPYGMVTVEDFNGEVTVMFMGKTYAEFAPILQGDAIMVVRGRVSRRDDGLNLHAQSAFAPDLEGMDESGGLTLVVPEQRANEALIGELAQTLQRHAGDTEVLLKLHKGGTAKVFEVPLPVRVTADLFGELKGLLGPNCLG; from the coding sequence GTGGCAGCAGACTCCTTCGTTCACCTTCACGTGCACAGCGAGTATTCGATGCTCGACGGTGCCGCGCGCATCGGTCCGATGGTCCAAGAGGCCGTCAAACAGGGGATGCCGGCGATCGCCGTGACCGACCACGGCAACACGTTCGCGGCGTTCGAGTTCTACAAGACCGCGAAAGACGCGGGCATCAAGCCGATCATCGGCATCGAGGCGTACGTCACCCCCGGCACGCACCGTTCCGACAAGACGCGCGTGCGCTGGGGCTCGCCCGAGCAGCAGAGCGACGACGTCTCGGGCTCGGGCGCCTACACGCACATGACTCTGCTGTCGGAGACGACCACGGGGATGCACAACCTCTTCCGCCTGTCGTCCCGCGCGAGCATGGAGGGCTACTACTTCAAGCCGCGCATGGACCGCGAACTGCTGCAGACGTACAGCAAGGGGCTCATCGCCACCACCGGCTGCCCGTCCGGCGAGGTGCAGACGCGCCTTCGCCTGGGGCAGTATGAGGCGGCGCGCGCGGCCGCGGCCGAGTTCCAGGACATCTTCGGCAAGGAGAACTACTTCGCCGAGATCATGGACCACGGTCTGTCGATCGAGCGTCGCGTCATGAGCGATCTGTTGAAGATCTCGAAGGATCTCAACATCCCCCTGGTCGGCACGAACGACCTGCACTACACCCACCAGCACGACGCGACCAGCCACGCCGCCCTGCTGTGCGTGCAGTCGGGATCCACGCTCGACGATCCCAAGCGTTTCAAGTTCGACGGCGACGGCTACTACGTCAAGTCGCCTGCTGAGATGCGCCAGGTGTTCCGCGACAACCTCGAGGCGTGCGACAACACTCTGCTCATCGCCGAGCGCTGCGACGTCGAGTTCGACACCTCGGCCAACTACATGCCGCGCTTCCCGGTCCCCGAAGGGGAGACCGAGGGCAGCTGGATGATCAAAGAGGTCGAGAACGGCCTCCACGACCGCTACCCCGGCGGTATCCCCGACGCGGTGCGCAAGCAAGCCGAGTACGAGACCGACGTCATCTTGCAGATGGGGTTCCCCGGCTACTTCCTCGTCGTCGCCGACTTCATCAACTGGGCCAAGAACAACGGCATCCGAGTCGGGCCCGGCCGTGGTTCGGGAGCAGGCTCCATGGTCGCGTACGCCATGAAGATCACCGACCTCGACCCGCTGCAGCACGGTCTGATCTTCGAACGCTTCCTCAACCCCGACCGTGTCTCCATGCCCGACTTCGACGTCGACTTCGACGACCGTCGCCGTGGTGAGGTCATCCAGTACGTCACCGAGAAGTACGGCGACGAGCGCGTCGCGCAGATCGTCACGTACGGCACGATCAAGGCGAAGCAGGCGCTGAAAGACGCGGGGCGCGTCCTCGGCTTCCCGTTCAGCATGGGCGACAAGCTCACCAAGGCCATGCCTCCCGCGGTGATGGGGAAAGACATGCCGCTCGACGGCATGTTCAACCCGGAGCATCCGCGCTACAAAGAGGCGAGCGAGTTCCGCACGCTCATCGAGACCGATCCCGAGGCCAAGACGGTGTTCGACACCGCGCTCGGGCTCGAGAACCTGAAGCGTCAGTGGGGCGTGCACGCGGCCGGCGTCATCATGTCCAGCGAACCGCTGATCGACATCATCCCGATCATGCGTCGCGAGCAAGACGGGCAGATCGTCACGCAGTTCGACTACCCCGCGTGCGAGTCGCTCGGTCTGATCAAGATGGACTTCCTGGGGTTGCGCAACCTCACGATCATCAACGATGCGCTCGACAACATCGAAGCGAACCGCGGTCACCCCCTGGTTCTCGAAGACCTCGAACTCGACGACGCGGCATCCTATGAGCTCCTCGCGCGAGGCGACACGCTGGGTGTGTTCCAGCTCGACGGCGGCCCCATGCGGTCCCTGCTGCGGTTGATGCGCCCCGACAACTTCGAAGACATCTCCGCGGTGCTCGCTCTGTACCGCCCCGGCCCGATGGGCGTGAACTCGCACATCAACTACGCGCTGCGCAAGAACAAGCAGCAGGAGATCGAGCCGATCCACCCCGAGCTCGAAGAGCCGCTCGCCGACATCCTCGACACCACCTACGGCCTCATCGTCTATCAGGAGCAGGTGATGGCGGTGGCGCAGCGCGTCGCGGGCTACACCCTCGGTCAGGCCGACCTCCTGCGTCGCGCCATGGGAAAGAAGAAGAAGAGCGAGCTCGACAAGCAGAAAGAGATCTTCTTCGGTGGTATGACCGAGCGCGGCTATGGCGACGTCGCGCAGCAGACCCTGTGGAAGGTGCTCGAGTCGTTCGCCGACTACGCCTTCAACAAGGCGCACACCGCCGCTTACGGGCTCGTGTCCTATTGGACGGCGTATCTCAAGGCGCACTATCCCGCCGAGTACATGGCCGCCCTCCTCACGAGTGTCGGCGACTCGAAAGACAAGATGGCGGTGTACCTCAACGAGTGCCGTCGCATGGGTATCAGGGTGCTGCCTCCGGATGTCAACGAGTCGATCCGCTTCTTCGCGGCCGTCGGTGAAGACATCCGCTTCGGCCTCGGTGCGGTGCGCAACGTCGGTGCGAACGTCGTCGACGGCATCGTGGCCGCACGCCAGGACACGAAGTACGCCTCGTTCCACGACTTCCTGGCGAAGGTGCCGATGCACGTCGCCAACAAGCGCACGGTCGAGTCCCTCATCAAGGCCGGCGCCTTCGATTCCCTGGGCTCGACGCGCCGTGCGCTGCTGGAGATCCATGAGGACGCCTGCGAAGGTGCGGTGATCGACAAGCGGCGCGAGGCGAACGGCGAGGTCGGGTTCGACTTCGACTCGCTGTGGGACGAGCCGCAGCAGGTGACCAAGGTGCCGGAACGTCCCGAGTGGACGAAGAAGGACAAGCTCGCGTTCGAACGAGAGATGCTGGGCCTCTACGTCTCCGATCACCCCCTCGCGGGTCTCGAGGTGCCACTCGCCAAGCACGCCTCGACGTCGATCCACGATCTGCTGTCGTCGGAGGACGTGCAGGACGGCGACCTCGTCACGGTCGCAGGGCTGCTGACGAGCGTGCAGCACCGCGTGGCCAAACAGAGCGGAAATCCGTACGGCATGGTGACCGTCGAGGACTTCAACGGCGAGGTCACCGTGATGTTCATGGGCAAGACGTACGCCGAGTTCGCGCCGATCCTCCAGGGCGACGCCATCATGGTCGTGCGTGGGCGCGTGTCGCGTCGAGACGACGGCCTCAATCTGCACGCTCAGTCCGCCTTCGCCCCCGATCTCGAGGGGATGGACGAATCCGGGGGACTGACCCTCGTCGTCCCGGAGCAGCGTGCGAACGAAGCTCTCATCGGAGAGCTCGCCCAGACGCTGCAACGGCACGCGGGCGATACGGAGGTGCTTCTCAAGCTCCACAAAGGTGGGACCGCCAAGGTCTTCGAGGTGCCTCTGCCCGTGCGCGTGACCGCCGACCTCTTCGGTGAGTTGAAGGGACTGCTGGGCCCCAACTGCCTGGGCTGA
- a CDS encoding NUDIX domain-containing protein: MPTPDFVLELRRHVGTRPLPLVGVTAVIVRGDEVLLGRRSDNGRLTPITGIVDPGEEPADAAVREAAEEAGVLIRAERLAWVHQIPRVTYSNGDRSDYLDLVFACRWLSGEPVPVDGEMTEVGWHPIARLDEILDAAMSARVRAGLAPGPARFEQAPSPS, translated from the coding sequence GTGCCCACTCCTGACTTCGTCCTCGAGCTCCGCCGCCACGTCGGGACGCGCCCGCTGCCGCTCGTCGGCGTGACCGCTGTCATCGTTCGCGGTGATGAGGTTCTCCTCGGCCGGCGCAGCGACAACGGCCGCCTCACGCCCATCACCGGCATCGTCGACCCCGGAGAAGAACCCGCGGATGCCGCGGTGCGCGAGGCCGCGGAGGAAGCGGGGGTCCTCATCCGCGCGGAACGTCTCGCCTGGGTCCACCAGATCCCGCGTGTGACGTACTCCAACGGCGACCGGAGCGACTACCTCGATCTGGTCTTCGCGTGCCGTTGGCTGTCGGGAGAACCTGTGCCCGTCGACGGAGAGATGACCGAGGTCGGGTGGCATCCGATCGCCCGGCTCGACGAGATCCTCGACGCCGCGATGAGCGCACGCGTGCGCGCGGGGCTCGCTCCCGGACCCGCCCGTTTCGAGCAGGCCCCGTCGCCGTCCTGA
- a CDS encoding RluA family pseudouridine synthase translates to MESRSLPVPDGLDGTRVDQGLAKMLGFSRTFAADVADAGGVTVDGRELGRSDRLRAGGWLTVEWEPKREPEIVPVAVADLGIVWDDDEIVVVDKPAGVAAHPSLGWDGPTVLGALAAAGFRIATSGPAERRGIVHRLDAGTSGLMVVAKTERAYTLLKSAFKEREVDKIYHAVVQGHPDPLAGTIDAPIGRHPHHSWKFAVTPDGKDSVTHYETLEAFPRASLLEIHLETGRTHQIRVHMAAHRHPCAGDPLYGADPTLSARLGLTRQWLHAHRLAFTHPATGEWVEFESPYPADLATALEILRDGI, encoded by the coding sequence ATGGAGTCGCGGAGCCTCCCCGTCCCCGACGGGCTCGACGGAACACGCGTCGATCAGGGCCTTGCCAAGATGCTCGGCTTCTCGCGGACGTTCGCCGCCGACGTGGCGGACGCCGGGGGAGTCACCGTCGACGGGCGAGAGCTCGGTCGCTCCGATCGTCTGCGCGCCGGGGGGTGGCTCACTGTCGAGTGGGAGCCCAAACGCGAACCCGAGATCGTGCCCGTCGCCGTGGCCGATCTCGGCATCGTCTGGGATGACGACGAGATCGTCGTGGTGGACAAACCCGCCGGTGTCGCGGCACACCCGTCCCTCGGGTGGGACGGGCCCACCGTGCTGGGTGCGCTGGCGGCCGCGGGTTTCCGGATCGCGACGAGCGGCCCGGCCGAGCGCCGCGGAATCGTGCACCGTCTCGACGCGGGAACCAGCGGATTGATGGTGGTGGCCAAGACCGAGCGCGCGTACACGCTGCTCAAGAGCGCCTTCAAGGAGCGGGAGGTCGACAAGATCTACCATGCGGTGGTGCAGGGGCACCCCGACCCTCTGGCGGGGACCATCGACGCACCGATCGGTCGGCATCCCCACCACTCGTGGAAGTTCGCCGTCACCCCGGACGGGAAGGACTCGGTGACGCACTACGAGACCCTCGAGGCGTTTCCGCGGGCCTCGCTCCTCGAGATCCATCTCGAGACCGGCCGCACGCACCAGATCCGCGTGCATATGGCTGCTCACCGACACCCGTGCGCCGGAGACCCTCTCTACGGCGCCGACCCCACGCTCTCCGCGCGGCTCGGCCTCACTCGCCAATGGCTCCACGCGCATCGCCTCGCGTTCACGCACCCGGCGACGGGGGAGTGGGTCGAGTTCGAATCGCCGTATCCCGCCGACCTCGCCACGGCTCTGGAGATCCTCCGCGACGGGATCTGA
- the lspA gene encoding signal peptidase II, whose amino-acid sequence MRSRPPLRTAAASTLIAILAVVVLAADQLAKIIAIDNLPPERVVPVIGEALQLYLVRNPGAAFSLGEGVTWIFTIALAVVAGVIVFLAATRVRSRLWAVVLGLLLGGVLGNLTDRLLREPGFPVGHVVDFISTPWMMPAIYNVADVFIVSMMISVALLVLFGLRLDGTRDTRASRAAEAATPDDSVDASSDPGTR is encoded by the coding sequence TTGCGCAGTCGACCTCCTCTGCGTACGGCGGCGGCCAGTACCCTCATCGCGATCCTCGCGGTGGTGGTCCTGGCCGCCGACCAGTTGGCGAAGATCATCGCCATCGACAACCTTCCTCCCGAGCGGGTCGTCCCCGTCATCGGTGAGGCGTTGCAGCTCTACCTCGTCCGGAACCCCGGCGCCGCCTTCTCGCTCGGCGAAGGTGTGACCTGGATCTTCACGATCGCCCTCGCGGTCGTCGCCGGCGTCATCGTCTTCCTGGCTGCCACCCGCGTGCGGTCGCGTCTCTGGGCGGTGGTGCTCGGTCTGCTGCTCGGCGGCGTCCTCGGCAATCTGACCGATCGCCTCCTCCGTGAGCCGGGTTTCCCTGTCGGCCACGTCGTCGACTTCATCTCCACCCCGTGGATGATGCCGGCGATCTACAACGTCGCCGACGTGTTCATCGTGTCGATGATGATCTCGGTCGCCCTCCTGGTGCTTTTCGGACTTCGTCTGGACGGAACACGAGATACCCGTGCCTCGCGCGCGGCCGAGGCCGCGACGCCCGACGACAGCGTCGACGCCTCCAGCGACCCCGGTACCCGCTGA
- a CDS encoding DivIVA domain-containing protein gives MALTPDDVVTKQFQHVRFKEGFDPDEVDDFLDEIVVEWRKTIAENEELKAKLAAYESGEAAPVAAAAPVAEAPKEEEPVVAEVPAAAPEAPSAEPDTAPAAQSAGIIELAQRLHDEHVAEGKAQRDQLIGEAQAQAASIVAEAEQKGREERARLEKERVTLEGRITELRNFERDYRSQLRSYIEGQLRDLDTTASSSGSTPVSAIGL, from the coding sequence ATGGCACTGACCCCCGATGACGTCGTCACCAAGCAGTTCCAGCACGTGCGCTTCAAGGAGGGTTTCGACCCCGATGAGGTCGATGACTTCCTCGACGAGATCGTCGTCGAGTGGCGCAAGACGATCGCCGAGAACGAAGAGCTGAAGGCGAAGCTCGCGGCCTACGAGTCCGGCGAGGCCGCCCCGGTTGCCGCTGCGGCTCCCGTGGCGGAGGCTCCGAAGGAAGAGGAGCCCGTCGTCGCCGAGGTGCCCGCGGCCGCTCCCGAGGCGCCGTCGGCCGAGCCCGACACGGCTCCCGCCGCGCAGAGCGCCGGCATCATCGAGCTGGCTCAGCGCCTGCACGACGAGCACGTCGCCGAGGGCAAGGCCCAGCGGGATCAGCTCATCGGCGAGGCGCAGGCCCAGGCGGCGTCGATCGTCGCCGAAGCCGAGCAGAAGGGCCGCGAAGAGCGCGCCCGTCTCGAGAAGGAGCGCGTGACGCTCGAGGGCCGCATCACCGAGCTGCGCAACTTCGAGCGCGACTACCGCTCGCAGCTGCGCTCCTACATCGAGGGTCAGCTCCGCGACCTCGACACCACCGCATCGTCGTCGGGCTCGACGCCCGTGTCGGCGATCGGCCTGTAG
- a CDS encoding YggT family protein translates to MAVLSLVGSILSALLFIYIVLLLARLVLEYIPMFNREWRPRGATLVIAEIVYTVTDPPIKLIRRFIPPLRIGGIAFDFGFAITMFLCFLLLSVTRSLATL, encoded by the coding sequence GTGGCCGTCCTGAGCCTGGTCGGCTCCATCCTCAGCGCGCTCCTGTTCATCTACATCGTGCTGTTGCTCGCGCGCCTCGTGCTCGAGTACATCCCGATGTTCAACCGAGAATGGCGTCCTCGTGGCGCCACGCTCGTGATCGCCGAGATCGTGTACACCGTGACCGATCCGCCGATCAAACTGATCCGTCGCTTCATCCCGCCCCTGCGCATCGGGGGTATCGCGTTCGATTTCGGGTTCGCGATCACGATGTTCCTGTGCTTCTTGCTGTTGAGTGTCACGCGGTCCCTCGCGACTCTGTGA
- a CDS encoding cell division protein SepF, with the protein MSNPLKKTMVYLGLADEEETYDEPAPQPAARKQPQQQTAPVEKAAPVTPLHRPTVVRQPAAGPVSEILTVHPKQYRDAQTIAENFREGIPVIINLSQMSDADARRLIDFASGLSLGLYGRIERVTSKVFLLSPENIAVSGDGAIAQADPEVAPFAPQ; encoded by the coding sequence ATGTCGAACCCGCTCAAGAAGACGATGGTGTACCTGGGACTCGCCGATGAGGAGGAGACCTATGACGAGCCCGCGCCGCAGCCGGCCGCGCGCAAGCAGCCGCAGCAGCAGACTGCTCCGGTCGAGAAGGCCGCCCCGGTGACCCCGCTGCACCGACCCACCGTGGTGCGTCAGCCTGCCGCGGGTCCGGTCAGCGAGATCCTCACGGTGCACCCCAAGCAGTACCGTGACGCGCAGACGATCGCCGAGAACTTCCGCGAGGGAATCCCGGTCATCATCAATCTTTCGCAGATGAGCGACGCCGACGCGCGTCGACTGATCGACTTCGCGAGCGGCCTGTCGCTCGGTCTCTACGGACGCATCGAACGGGTCACGAGCAAGGTCTTCCTGCTCTCGCCCGAGAACATCGCCGTCTCCGGAGACGGGGCGATCGCGCAGGCCGACCCCGAGGTCGCGCCCTTCGCGCCCCAGTAA
- a CDS encoding YggS family pyridoxal phosphate-dependent enzyme encodes MDTSLADRLAEVDARIADAARAAGRDVSSITRIVVTKFHPASLVRELHALGVRDVGENRQQELTAKREELTGLDGLRWHFIGQAQTNKARAVRSAADAVHSVDRPRIADALDAAGDDTALDVLLQVNLTDDAGRGGVAPADVEALAAHVAALRTLRVRGVMAVAPLDEDPARAFERLRRSADDVRTVVPDATWISAGMTGDFPEAIAMGATHLRIGSAITGPRPERG; translated from the coding sequence ATGGACACCTCCCTCGCCGACAGGCTCGCCGAGGTCGATGCACGCATCGCGGATGCCGCCCGCGCGGCCGGCCGTGACGTCTCCAGCATCACGCGCATCGTCGTGACGAAGTTCCATCCCGCATCGCTCGTGAGAGAGCTGCACGCGCTCGGCGTGCGCGACGTGGGGGAGAACCGTCAGCAGGAACTCACGGCCAAGCGCGAGGAGCTGACCGGTCTCGACGGGCTGCGCTGGCACTTCATCGGCCAGGCGCAGACCAACAAGGCGCGCGCCGTTCGTTCGGCAGCCGACGCGGTCCATTCGGTCGATCGCCCGCGCATCGCGGATGCTCTGGATGCCGCGGGCGACGACACCGCACTCGACGTGCTTCTGCAGGTGAACCTGACGGACGACGCGGGTCGCGGTGGCGTGGCCCCGGCTGACGTCGAGGCCCTCGCCGCCCACGTCGCGGCGCTGCGTACGCTGCGTGTTCGAGGTGTGATGGCGGTCGCGCCACTCGATGAGGACCCGGCACGCGCGTTCGAGCGACTGCGACGCAGCGCGGATGATGTGCGCACGGTCGTCCCCGATGCGACCTGGATCTCGGCGGGAATGACCGGTGATTTCCCCGAGGCGATCGCAATGGGCGCGACACACCTGCGGATCGGGTCCGCAATCACGGGTCCGAGGCCCGAGCGCGGATAG
- the ftsZ gene encoding cell division protein FtsZ gives MSHNQNYLAVIKVVGVGGGGVNAVNRMIELGLRGVEFIAINTDAQALLMSDADVKLDVGRELTRGLGAGADPEVGRRAAEDHAEEIEEALRGADMVFVTAGEGGGTGTGGAPVVAKIAKSIGALTIGVVTKPFSFEGRRRQSQAEAGVGRLKEEVDTLIVVPNDRLLEISDRGISMIEAFATADQVLLAGVQGITDLITTPGLINLDFADVKSVMQGAGSALMGIGSARGADRAIKAAELAVESPLLEASIEGAHGVLLSIQGGSNLGIFEINDAAQLVKEAAHPEANIIFGTVIDDTLGDEVRVTVIAAGFDGGEPSLRIDAVGAQRPVSAPVVPVIPADDVARDLHAAEEQKASTERAPERKPEPAPVAAHVPENSYDGGFADDDLDVPDFLK, from the coding sequence ATGAGCCACAACCAGAACTACCTCGCCGTGATCAAGGTCGTCGGTGTGGGCGGGGGCGGCGTCAACGCCGTCAACCGCATGATCGAGCTCGGCCTGCGCGGCGTGGAGTTCATCGCGATCAACACCGACGCGCAGGCGCTGCTCATGAGCGACGCCGACGTCAAGCTCGACGTGGGCCGCGAGCTCACGCGTGGCCTGGGCGCCGGTGCCGATCCCGAGGTGGGCCGCCGTGCCGCCGAGGATCACGCCGAAGAGATCGAGGAGGCGCTGCGCGGCGCCGACATGGTCTTCGTCACCGCGGGCGAGGGCGGTGGAACGGGTACCGGTGGCGCGCCGGTCGTCGCGAAGATCGCGAAGTCGATCGGCGCCCTGACCATCGGTGTCGTCACCAAGCCCTTCTCGTTCGAGGGGCGTCGTCGTCAGAGCCAGGCCGAGGCGGGTGTCGGACGCCTGAAGGAAGAGGTCGACACCCTCATCGTCGTCCCCAACGACCGTCTGCTCGAGATCAGCGACCGTGGCATCTCGATGATCGAGGCTTTCGCCACGGCCGACCAGGTGCTGCTCGCCGGTGTCCAGGGCATCACCGACCTCATCACCACCCCCGGCCTCATCAACCTCGACTTCGCGGACGTGAAGTCGGTCATGCAGGGAGCGGGATCGGCCCTCATGGGCATCGGCTCGGCGCGGGGGGCGGATCGTGCCATCAAGGCCGCCGAGCTCGCCGTCGAATCGCCCCTGCTCGAAGCCTCGATCGAGGGTGCCCACGGTGTCCTGCTGTCGATCCAGGGTGGATCGAACCTCGGCATCTTCGAGATCAACGACGCCGCGCAGCTGGTCAAAGAAGCTGCGCACCCCGAGGCGAACATCATCTTCGGAACGGTCATCGACGACACCCTTGGCGACGAGGTGCGCGTGACCGTGATCGCGGCCGGCTTCGACGGGGGCGAACCCTCCCTGCGCATCGATGCCGTCGGCGCCCAGCGGCCGGTGTCGGCGCCGGTCGTCCCGGTCATCCCCGCCGACGACGTGGCCCGCGACCTGCACGCGGCCGAGGAGCAGAAGGCCTCGACCGAGCGGGCACCCGAGCGCAAGCCCGAGCCTGCTCCGGTCGCCGCACACGTCCCCGAGAACTCTTACGACGGCGGCTTCGCCGACGACGACCTCGACGTGCCCGACTTCCTCAAGTAA
- a CDS encoding FtsQ-type POTRA domain-containing protein, whose translation MERPSPLPSPPEPRKPRAAPSAATPSVTRPPVPDEATAPVLPLIPAETRTDEDRDATPPAATDDTGTGLRDVWRASRARRRALRAEVRRFTVRQRRRRRIWIGAGIAVVVTVLATVGAAYSPLFALERVEVVGTSQLDAAAVTGALDDQIGTPLALIDDSEIKAALVRFPLVESYTLEARPPHDLVVRIVERTPIGVVQTPAGFTVVDAAGVVLSTTPEAPAGQPVLDIPGGTSSEPFRAAGRVMRALPDGIRSQVSAVSATTPDDVTLTLGATGTRVMWGSADRSPEKARVLDLLMQKSPPEGTREYDVTSPEAGVIR comes from the coding sequence ATGGAACGGCCGTCACCTCTGCCGTCGCCGCCGGAGCCGCGTAAGCCCCGAGCGGCACCGAGCGCGGCCACGCCCTCCGTCACGCGCCCTCCGGTTCCGGACGAGGCGACCGCCCCGGTCCTGCCGCTCATCCCCGCGGAGACGCGGACGGACGAAGATCGGGATGCCACGCCCCCCGCAGCGACGGACGACACCGGTACCGGTCTCCGTGACGTGTGGCGCGCCTCTCGTGCGCGACGGCGCGCGCTGCGCGCCGAGGTGCGGCGTTTCACCGTTCGCCAGCGTCGACGCCGCCGGATCTGGATCGGTGCGGGCATCGCTGTCGTCGTGACGGTCCTCGCGACCGTCGGTGCGGCGTACAGCCCCCTGTTCGCTCTCGAGCGTGTGGAGGTCGTGGGGACCTCACAGCTCGACGCCGCCGCGGTGACGGGGGCTCTGGATGACCAGATCGGTACTCCTCTCGCGCTCATCGACGACAGCGAGATCAAGGCTGCGCTGGTGCGGTTCCCGCTCGTGGAGTCGTACACGCTGGAGGCGCGCCCCCCGCACGATCTCGTGGTGCGCATCGTGGAGCGCACCCCGATCGGCGTCGTGCAGACCCCGGCCGGGTTCACCGTCGTCGACGCGGCGGGTGTCGTGCTCTCCACGACGCCCGAGGCGCCCGCGGGGCAGCCCGTCCTCGACATTCCCGGCGGGACGTCGTCCGAACCGTTCCGCGCGGCCGGGCGCGTGATGCGGGCGCTGCCGGACGGCATCCGGTCGCAGGTCAGCGCCGTCTCGGCGACGACGCCCGACGATGTCACTCTGACCCTCGGTGCCACCGGGACGCGGGTGATGTGGGGGAGCGCGGACCGGTCGCCCGAGAAGGCGCGCGTGCTCGACCTGCTCATGCAGAAGAGCCCGCCCGAGGGCACCCGGGAGTATGACGTGACATCGCCCGAGGCCGGCGTCATCCGCTGA